The genomic stretch GCACAGCCTCGCGCTCGCGCTCAAGCGCCTTGACATCGTTTGATTCATTTTTTTCGCCGGCTGTTTTTTCTTCAAGAAGAATATTAAGCGCGCCAATCTCTTTTTTAAGCGCAGTGATTTCTTCCTCCAGCTCATCGCGCTCTTTTTCATATGCGCTGACATCAACAAGCTTTTCCTGCGAATCCTGCTGTGTTGACACTTTTCGCCTCAACCTCAAAGTTCCTCCGACAATAGCTCCTCCTGATTCGAAAAGCTCGCCTTCAAGTGTCACTGTTTTTAAGCCCCTTATTTTTCGCGCGGATTCTACATTCTCGGAAACGAGGGTGTCGCGCAATATGTCGCCAAACGCATTCTCATACTTTTTGTCAAACTTTATCAGGTTGAGCGCAAAATCAATGACTCCCGGCATTTTCGCGGCGACTTCTGCCTTTGCTGAAAATACCGCGGGCCTAAGGCGGCTTACCGGAAGAAATCTCACCCTTCCAAGCCCGTGGCTTTTAAGATAATCTATGCACTCAATTGCAGTAGACTCCGAATCGACGACGACATCATTCATGTGCCCTCCAAGTGCAATTTCAATAGCCGCCTCATATTTCGGCGAAGTCCGATAGATGCTTGAAATACTTCCAAGAACGCCGCTTTTTCGAAGATTCATGATTGCGCTTACGGATGCGTTTGCAGCACCCATCGGATTGTGGCTCTGGCTTATCTGGTTGATTTTTGCAATCATTTCCTCAAGCCGGTCAACTTCTCTGCGATTGGCCTCTATCTCACCCTCTTTTTTGAGAAGCTTTGAGCGTATTTCCTCAACATTCTTTCTTGCGCCGGCATTAACGCTTTTCTTAAGTATTTCGGCATTAAATGCATCAACCTGCTTCTCAAGCGCCTCCAGATCCTTGTCAAAAGTATCGACATTGCCTCCGATAGTGCCGAGTTCTGCCAGCTTTATCTGCAGGTTCCTCGATACATTCTCAAGCGCGCCTTCAACGCCTTTTACGCGCGTGAATGCAAGAGTCGCTTTTGCAAGATCCATTTTTTCTATAATTGAATTATACTTTAGCGCCGCATCGCGGTCCAGCCTTAGGCGGTCAAGGAATTCTTTTTTTTGGCCCATGACAAGTTCAGCGTCGCTTACATTTCTTTCAGCGGTATCAAGCTCCTTCAAAGCCTTTGTCTTTTTTTCGTTGTATTCTTTGATTCCTGCAGCCTCATCAATTATTTCGCGGCGCTCTTTCGGCTTCATGCCTATAAGGCCGGTTATATCTCCCTGCTGGATTATGTTATACCCTTCGGGATCTATGTGCGCCTCACCCATCAAATCAAGTATCTTTCTGCGGTTTACGGCCTTTCCGTTAAGCCGGTAAACTGAATTTCCGCGGCGATTGACTCTGCGCGAAATGAGAACAAGGTCACCCTGATCCTTTAAAGTTTTGTCAGAATTATCAAGAACAAGAGAAACAATGGCAGCATCTGCAGGCTTTGAGCCGTGGCCGCCGTTGTATATGACGTGCTGCATGCGGTCCGCGCGCAGGTTTCTTGATGATGTGCCAAGAACAAATACAATAGCATCTATTATGTTTGATTTTCCATTGCCGTTTGGGCCTATTACCGCATTAAATCCCGGGTACAATGGGATTGCTGTCTTTTTCGAGAACGATTTAAAGCCCTGCATAGCGAGTTTTTGAAGCTTGACCATCAGAATCACAAACAACAGATTAGAACTTTATCCGCTAATCCCTTAACCCATTATTTGCAGTTTTATCTATAAATAATTGTTTGGACTTATTGGCGGCTGCAGTTATTTGTAAATGTTGTTTAGATGTTCTTTAATTTATAAATATATTGTTACTTAGTAATTGTTATGTATCCAGAAAACGACTTAATTTCAAAAATACGCGAGAAACCATATCACAAAATAAGCATTAATGACATTAATCCTTATCAAGACTCTAATTTAGGAGGCACTGTTTTAATAATGGGCTCGCCCGGGGCTGGAAAATCAGAATTTTTAAAAAGAGTTGAAATGGAAACAGGTGGAAAATTAATTCTTGAATCAAGCGTATTTGATCTATTTCAAGAGTATTTTGGAAAATGGTTAGAACAAAAAAG from Nanoarchaeota archaeon encodes the following:
- a CDS encoding chromosome segregation protein SMC is translated as MVKLQKLAMQGFKSFSKKTAIPLYPGFNAVIGPNGNGKSNIIDAIVFVLGTSSRNLRADRMQHVIYNGGHGSKPADAAIVSLVLDNSDKTLKDQGDLVLISRRVNRRGNSVYRLNGKAVNRRKILDLMGEAHIDPEGYNIIQQGDITGLIGMKPKERREIIDEAAGIKEYNEKKTKALKELDTAERNVSDAELVMGQKKEFLDRLRLDRDAALKYNSIIEKMDLAKATLAFTRVKGVEGALENVSRNLQIKLAELGTIGGNVDTFDKDLEALEKQVDAFNAEILKKSVNAGARKNVEEIRSKLLKKEGEIEANRREVDRLEEMIAKINQISQSHNPMGAANASVSAIMNLRKSGVLGSISSIYRTSPKYEAAIEIALGGHMNDVVVDSESTAIECIDYLKSHGLGRVRFLPVSRLRPAVFSAKAEVAAKMPGVIDFALNLIKFDKKYENAFGDILRDTLVSENVESARKIRGLKTVTLEGELFESGGAIVGGTLRLRRKVSTQQDSQEKLVDVSAYEKERDELEEEITALKKEIGALNILLEEKTAGEKNESNDVKALEREREAVQFQISEMKRTRRSKYEQRLNLEAEINELKLQKARLETELTGLMVDYERYKQRTDLVKADPNKLEREIRDCDRQLRSLGPVNLKAIEEFDALNKDYEIFKERFDKLKGEKESIISMIAQIEEKRKVIFMTALNAISEEFSKVFRDLISGDAELLLENPNDIESGLLIKAQPMEKRLLSIDLLSGGEKTMTAIAFLFAIQRFRPSPFYLLDEIDAALDKTNASIVGDLLTKYAKESQFIVVSHSDVTVKKSERVYGVTMQKGVSQVFGVELKENGMLEARK